Within the Streptomyces sp. NBC_00554 genome, the region GAGACCTCGGTGACCAGCAGGCCGCCGACCACCGGGCCGAGGGTGGGCGCGAGGCCGTTGGCGATGCTCAGGATCGCCGAGGCCCGCACCCGTTCCCCGGGGGCGAAGGCGCGCAGCAGCATCGCCATGCCCACCGAGGCGAGCATGCCGCCGCCCGCGCCTTGCAGGACACGGAACGCGACCAGCTCACCGATGCTCGTCGCCATGCCGCACAGCGCCGAACCGGCCGTGAAGACGGCGACGGCGGTCAGCAGGGTGCGCTTGCCGCCGAAGCGGTCGCCGAGCCAGCCGGAGGCCGGGACGAAGACGGCCAGGCTCACCAGATAGGAGATCGACACCGTGTCGACGGCGGTGGACGGCACGGAGAAGGCGCGGCCGATCGACGGGAGCGCGACGTTGACGATGGTCATGTCCAGCGTGCTCAGAAAGAGCCCGGCCACGTAGACGACGCCGACGGCCACCTTCTGGCTGACGACGATCCGGGGGCCGCGCCGCCTGCCTGGCACGTCACCGGCGGGCACCGCGACCGGGTCCCCGCTCACCCGACCGGGTCGCCGAGCCGGAGCGCGGAGAGCGCGACGGTCAGCCGGCGCAGCTCGTCCAGCATGGCCGACGCGTCCGCGTCCAGTCCCGGGGAGGATTCGAAGGTCCCGCCGGAGGTCATCGCCGTCCGGATGGACGGGATGTGCACGGAGTGCGAGAGCGGCACCATCTTCAGCGCGGACACGACCGGGATCAGCGCGGTGACGGCTCTGGCGCCGCCGGAGACACCGCCGTAGGCGACGAACGCGACCGGCTTGCCCGCCCACTCCTTCGCCAGGAAGTCGAGGGCGTTCTTGGTCGCCGCGTTGTAGCTGTGGTTGTACTCGGGGACGACGAACACATAGGCGTCGGCGGCGCGTACGGTCTCGCTCCAGCGCCGGGTGTGGTCGTGGTCGTACTGGCCGCGCTGCGGGGGGCGCGGCTCGTCGAGCAGCGGCAGGCCGACCTCGGCGAGGTCGACGAACTCGATGCCGAAGGCCTCGTGCCGGACCGCCAGGTCGTGGAACCAGGTGCCGACGGCATGGCCGCGGCGGCCCGGGCGGGTGCTGCCGACGATGATCTGCAGGTGTGGTGCGGGCATGACCGACCTCCGGTGGCTCGGTGGGTGAGTGGCTCAGCCGCTTGGTGGTTCAGCCGCTTGG harbors:
- a CDS encoding NADPH-dependent FMN reductase, which produces MPAPHLQIIVGSTRPGRRGHAVGTWFHDLAVRHEAFGIEFVDLAEVGLPLLDEPRPPQRGQYDHDHTRRWSETVRAADAYVFVVPEYNHSYNAATKNALDFLAKEWAGKPVAFVAYGGVSGGARAVTALIPVVSALKMVPLSHSVHIPSIRTAMTSGGTFESSPGLDADASAMLDELRRLTVALSALRLGDPVG